One Desulfurella sp. DNA segment encodes these proteins:
- a CDS encoding amino acid--tRNA ligase-related protein, whose amino-acid sequence DEVTYSFDLMFRELELSSGGERVHDSSLLRKNLKVAGLPIKSFKYHLVPYSYGMPPHGGFGMGVERLLMTLTGVGNIREVSLYPRDVRRLLP is encoded by the coding sequence ATGATGAAGTTACGTATTCATTTGACCTTATGTTCCGTGAACTTGAGCTCAGCAGTGGAGGTGAAAGGGTGCACGATTCTTCCCTTTTAAGAAAGAACCTAAAAGTCGCAGGTCTCCCCATAAAGAGCTTCAAATACCATTTAGTACCATACTCCTACGGCATGCCACCCCATGGGGGATTTGGTATGGGAGTTGAAAGGTTATTGATGACCCTTACAGGCGTGGGCAACATAAGAGAAGTATCCCTGTACCCGCGCGATGTGAGGAGGCTTTTACCATGA
- a CDS encoding sulfite exporter TauE/SafE family protein produces the protein MIEETLSLRDWARRNKIWMPNSWKQYLNDLIEFYKDAYILKKLKDYLIETSKKYNTLDDIRIHEGQEIYDKFKTMIYGGIGSSNINDSFAKFMFEVFGIRISNAKTFEDSIGFYEKYGDGIAITIESPGEMKPWISLIDIDKIVEITKSIIVSLSNDLEIILSQYNLNGYNLDISNFSVKDIISYFPNPNDSPKKLIDLINDFKQKGVALSIGINPFSTFLFYTRAIPMKVLIDFLDLESDLTKVEELIKFLKLKKYSIIDWRQIETSTIHSETIYLLASDYFKYSNQLNYNGEFLNLFWKHLIYIDKNILMINICYMELIYGIIIGLTLGLTGAGGSIITIPILLYLLDMNVHSATGTSLVVVGVGSLAGAIQYMLGKQKYVHWKISIVFSIAGIFGAFLGSYINSLLPAKIILYGFSALMLVIGILMLRQKEYQNKKESEQQISLKNIKGLSAWSKFVLAGFGIGLMTGFFGVGGGFLIVPTLVLILDFPMKDAIATSLLVIALNCLWGILSRLSGVGSIEITQAIYISVGAIIGMAIGVVIAKRIKAGYLTRIFSYFVIILAFYMFARTLGLIN, from the coding sequence ATGATTGAAGAGACCTTATCTTTAAGGGATTGGGCAAGGCGAAATAAAATATGGATGCCGAATTCTTGGAAGCAATATTTAAATGATTTAATTGAATTTTACAAAGATGCATACATTTTAAAGAAATTAAAGGATTATTTGATAGAAACTAGCAAAAAATATAACACATTAGATGATATAAGAATTCATGAAGGTCAAGAAATTTATGATAAATTCAAAACAATGATTTACGGAGGAATTGGATCAAGCAATATAAACGATTCTTTTGCAAAGTTTATGTTTGAAGTATTTGGTATAAGAATATCAAATGCTAAAACTTTTGAAGATAGCATAGGATTTTATGAAAAATATGGTGATGGAATTGCAATTACTATCGAAAGTCCTGGTGAAATGAAACCATGGATTTCTCTCATAGACATAGATAAGATAGTAGAGATTACAAAATCAATCATAGTTTCATTAAGTAATGATTTAGAAATCATATTATCACAATATAATTTAAATGGTTATAATTTAGATATAAGTAATTTTTCAGTTAAAGATATTATTTCTTATTTCCCTAACCCTAATGATTCACCTAAAAAATTGATTGATTTAATCAATGATTTTAAGCAAAAAGGAGTTGCCCTTTCAATAGGTATAAATCCATTCTCAACATTTTTATTTTATACCAGAGCTATACCTATGAAAGTGTTAATAGATTTCCTAGACCTAGAGTCTGATTTAACAAAAGTTGAAGAGCTGATTAAATTTTTAAAACTTAAAAAATATTCCATAATAGATTGGAGGCAAATAGAAACTTCTACTATCCATTCTGAAACAATTTATTTACTTGCAAGTGATTATTTTAAATATTCAAATCAACTCAATTACAATGGAGAATTTTTAAACTTATTTTGGAAACATTTAATTTATATTGACAAAAATATTTTGATGATTAATATTTGTTATATGGAATTAATCTACGGAATTATAATTGGTTTAACACTTGGTTTAACTGGTGCTGGTGGCTCAATTATAACTATACCTATACTGCTTTATTTGCTTGATATGAATGTTCATAGTGCAACGGGGACAAGTTTGGTTGTTGTTGGCGTTGGCTCTTTAGCTGGTGCTATACAATACATGCTTGGCAAGCAAAAGTACGTCCACTGGAAAATATCCATTGTATTTTCTATAGCTGGTATATTTGGTGCATTTTTAGGTTCTTACATAAATTCTTTGCTGCCAGCAAAAATTATACTGTATGGATTTTCTGCATTGATGTTGGTTATTGGCATACTAATGCTAAGACAAAAAGAATACCAAAATAAAAAAGAATCTGAACAACAAATAAGTCTAAAAAACATAAAAGGTTTAAGTGCATGGTCAAAATTTGTTTTGGCAGGTTTTGGTATTGGTTTGATGACTGGATTTTTTGGTGTAGGTGGTGGTTTTTTAATAGTACCAACGCTTGTTTTGATTTTAGATTTTCCAATGAAAGATGCCATTGCAACAAGCCTCTTAGTTATTGCCTTAAATTGCTTATGGGGTATTCTTTCAAGGCTTAGTGGTGTAGGTTCAATAGAAATAACACAAGCAATATACATAAGCGTGGGTGCGATTATTGGTATGGCCATTGGTGTAGTTATTGCAAAAAGAATAAAAGCAGGCTATTTAACACGAATTTTTTCCTATTTTGTTATAATACTTGCTTTTTATATGTTTGCAAGAACACTTGGTCTAATAAATTAA
- a CDS encoding TQO small subunit DoxD: MAIEKSFSFKSISTLATPIRLVLGWQFFSAFLRRVVNDPEKLDPNSPAFMGHAFNHFLPHALFIKPMIEYLITHPHLLFIFLMVFTIIEGFVGIGLVLGLFTRLSAIGATLLSLGILLGTGWLGSTCVDEWQIGIAGISSGLVIFSLGGGLFSLDNMFFKNKNSKLLAYLASNNLKTNESSFKTEALIFSIIAMFITLYTYQALHGGLYGKLYNLSKIPKIEILNAHLKKNGELNLTIYRTNGPDTYGAFIEEIALLDEKGKVVETINPNNQNLFKNDIKNFYFNKIEPNKFSLVVPLGAKATINIKPTGNISLKKGYYTVELTDVSGLKWSKKINLD; the protein is encoded by the coding sequence ATGGCTATAGAAAAATCTTTTTCATTTAAAAGCATATCAACCCTGGCAACGCCTATCAGACTTGTGCTTGGATGGCAATTTTTTAGTGCATTTTTAAGACGGGTCGTAAATGATCCAGAAAAACTTGACCCTAACTCACCTGCATTTATGGGGCACGCATTTAATCATTTTTTGCCTCATGCATTATTTATAAAACCCATGATAGAGTACCTTATCACGCACCCTCATTTATTATTTATATTTTTAATGGTATTTACAATTATAGAAGGTTTTGTGGGTATTGGATTAGTACTTGGGCTTTTTACCAGGTTATCTGCAATAGGTGCCACTTTACTTTCACTTGGCATATTACTCGGTACAGGTTGGCTTGGCTCAACCTGTGTAGATGAATGGCAGATTGGCATAGCAGGCATATCAAGCGGTCTTGTTATTTTTAGTTTAGGTGGGGGTTTATTTTCACTTGATAATATGTTTTTTAAAAATAAAAATTCAAAACTCCTTGCATATTTGGCTTCAAATAACTTAAAAACTAATGAGTCTTCTTTTAAAACAGAAGCTTTGATTTTTAGTATTATAGCTATGTTTATAACACTATATACTTATCAGGCCCTTCATGGTGGCTTATACGGTAAATTGTACAATTTATCAAAAATACCAAAGATTGAAATTTTAAATGCACATCTCAAAAAAAATGGTGAGTTAAATTTAACTATTTATCGCACAAATGGTCCTGATACTTACGGTGCTTTTATTGAAGAAATAGCTCTTCTTGATGAAAAAGGCAAGGTAGTTGAAACAATAAATCCAAACAATCAAAATTTATTTAAAAATGATATAAAAAATTTTTACTTTAATAAAATTGAGCCAAACAAATTTTCACTTGTTGTACCACTTGGAGCAAAAGCCACAATAAATATCAAGCCAACAGGCAACATATCACTTAAAAAAGGTTATTATACAGTAGAGTTAACCGATGTTAGCGGTTTGAAATGGTCTAAGAAAATAAACTTAGATTAA
- the rsgA gene encoding GTPase RsgA has translation LNANMLQLIFLLIDTKVSIMPSDEIFLNWLKYNNLSTVIVLTKIDKASQSHLAKTKKAIETLNIKYIKTSSTYHEGIDKLAQLIEQACDVSFNLSLFS, from the coding sequence TGCTAAATGCCAATATGTTGCAGTTGATTTTTTTGCTTATAGATACAAAGGTATCAATAATGCCTAGCGATGAGATTTTTTTAAATTGGCTTAAGTATAATAATTTAAGTACTGTAATTGTGCTTACAAAAATAGATAAAGCAAGCCAATCTCATCTTGCTAAAACAAAAAAAGCCATTGAAACATTAAACATAAAATACATTAAAACATCATCTACATATCATGAGGGTATAGACAAGCTTGCCCAATTAATTGAGCAAGCTTGTGATGTTAGTTTTAATCTAAGTTTATTTTCTTAG
- a CDS encoding GTPase codes for MKETYFKKVKFVGSFLEAPTRLELPQFVFCGRSNVGKSSMINAILNQKIAKVSKTPGKTTTINVFLVDEKFYLVDLPGYGFAKRSKS; via the coding sequence ATGAAAGAAACATACTTTAAAAAAGTCAAATTTGTGGGTAGCTTTTTAGAAGCTCCCACAAGGCTTGAGTTGCCTCAGTTTGTTTTTTGTGGAAGAAGCAATGTAGGTAAATCTTCGATGATAAATGCTATTTTAAATCAAAAAATAGCTAAAGTAAGCAAAACTCCAGGGAAAACCACAACAATAAATGTTTTTTTGGTTGATGAAAAATTTTACCTTGTTGATTTGCCAGGGTATGGTTTTGCAAAGCGTTCAAAATC
- the leuB gene encoding 3-isopropylmalate dehydrogenase: MSKFVISVMEGDGIGPEIVKEGLKVLEEIANKFNHTFEYKYVYVGGCSIDKFGVPLTQETIDTILSTDALFFGSVGGPKWENLPHHLKPEAGLLGIRKALGAFANLRPAKVFNELVDASTLKREIIEGIDLIVVRELTGGIYFGEPRGFSQDRKKAFNTMVYTDEEVRRIAKLAFEIARQRRKKLTSVDKANVLEVSQFWRDIVIDVSKDYPDVELNHMYVDNAAMQLVRNPKQFDVIVTGNIFGDILSDEASMLTGSIGMLASASVGGKVGLFEPIHGSAPDIAGLGIANPIAQIESLAMLLKYGLKLDKEAKCVEDAVSLVLKMGYRTPDIATNSDKKVNTAQMGDLIAKAIHEV, translated from the coding sequence ATGAGTAAATTTGTAATTTCCGTAATGGAAGGTGATGGCATTGGTCCAGAAATTGTTAAAGAAGGTCTTAAAGTTTTAGAAGAAATAGCAAACAAATTTAATCATACATTTGAGTATAAATATGTTTATGTAGGCGGTTGTTCAATTGATAAATTTGGAGTACCGCTAACACAAGAAACAATTGATACGATATTGTCAACCGATGCGTTATTTTTTGGTTCTGTAGGTGGTCCAAAATGGGAAAACCTGCCACACCATTTAAAGCCAGAAGCAGGTCTTTTGGGAATCAGAAAAGCTTTGGGCGCTTTTGCAAATTTAAGGCCTGCAAAGGTATTTAATGAGCTTGTCGATGCATCAACGCTTAAAAGAGAGATCATTGAAGGAATTGATTTAATTGTAGTTAGAGAACTAACGGGAGGAATTTATTTTGGTGAGCCAAGGGGTTTTAGCCAAGATAGAAAAAAAGCTTTCAATACAATGGTTTACACAGATGAAGAAGTCAGACGTATAGCCAAACTCGCATTTGAAATCGCAAGACAAAGAAGAAAAAAATTAACAAGTGTAGATAAAGCAAATGTTCTTGAAGTATCACAATTCTGGCGTGATATAGTAATAGATGTATCCAAAGATTACCCCGATGTAGAGCTAAATCACATGTATGTTGATAATGCTGCAATGCAACTTGTTCGAAACCCAAAGCAATTTGATGTAATTGTGACAGGTAACATATTTGGCGATATATTAAGTGATGAAGCAAGTATGCTGACAGGTTCTATCGGCATGCTTGCCAGTGCATCTGTTGGCGGCAAGGTTGGATTGTTTGAGCCAATACATGGTTCTGCTCCTGATATTGCAGGCCTTGGTATTGCAAACCCTATTGCTCAGATTGAATCACTTGCAATGCTTTTAAAATACGGACTTAAGCTTGATAAAGAAGCAAAATGTGTTGAAGATGCTGTTAGTTTGGTTTTAAAGATGGGTTATAGAACGCCAGATATTGCAACAAACTCAGATAAAAAAGTTAATACTGCACAAATGGGTGATCTTATAGCAAAAGCAATTCATGAGGTATGA
- a CDS encoding 3-isopropylmalate dehydratase small subunit, producing the protein MIVAKVWKFEDNIDTDLIIPARYLNTSDEAELAKHCMEDADPDFVKKAQKGDCIVAGFNFGSGSSREHAPIAIKAAGISCVIAKSFARIFYRNAFNIGLTILELPETDKISEGDILEIDTNTGKIFNKTKNETYQATAIPEFMQELIESGGLFNYAKKMIQKGA; encoded by the coding sequence ATGATTGTCGCAAAAGTATGGAAATTTGAAGATAATATTGATACAGATCTAATCATACCTGCAAGGTATTTAAATACTTCTGATGAAGCTGAACTTGCCAAACATTGTATGGAAGATGCAGATCCAGATTTTGTAAAAAAGGCACAAAAAGGTGATTGCATTGTTGCTGGTTTTAATTTTGGAAGCGGTTCATCTAGAGAACATGCACCTATTGCTATAAAAGCAGCTGGTATATCCTGTGTTATAGCAAAGTCATTTGCAAGGATATTTTACAGAAATGCTTTTAATATAGGTTTAACAATTTTAGAGTTACCCGAAACAGACAAAATAAGCGAAGGTGACATTTTAGAAATAGATACCAACACTGGTAAAATTTTCAATAAAACAAAAAACGAAACATACCAGGCAACAGCTATACCAGAATTCATGCAAGAGTTGATTGAAAGCGGCGGTTTGTTTAATTATGCAAAAAAAATGATTCAAAAAGGAGCTTAA
- the leuC gene encoding 3-isopropylmalate dehydratase large subunit gives MEKMTISQKILAKHAKKDFVKPGEIILADVDLAFANDVTAPIVIKFVNDLGGVIANKDKIALIPDHFTPNKDINSANQCKIMRDFVKQNNIKHYWESGEVGIEHALLPEQGYIKPGMLIVGADSHTCTHGAFGAFATGMGSSDVGFAFATGKSWFRVPESIKFIINGKRNKWVGGKDFILKIIGTIGVDGALYKSMEFCGSAISELSMDDRMTMCNMAIEAGGKNGIIEADETTINYLKERNIADYEIFKSDEDAQYVKIYEFDASNIEPQVAFPHLPENTKGISEIKEDIKIDQAFIGSCTNGRISDLRIAAEILKNNKVAKYVRLIIIPATVEIYKQAMKEGLFDIFLEAGAVISTPTCGPCLGGHMGILADSEVAVSTSNRNFVGRMGSPKSFVYLANPAVVAASAVAGKIINPDEVIK, from the coding sequence ATGGAAAAAATGACAATTAGTCAAAAAATTCTTGCAAAACACGCAAAAAAAGATTTTGTAAAGCCAGGAGAGATTATATTGGCTGATGTAGATCTGGCGTTTGCAAATGATGTTACAGCACCTATTGTTATAAAATTTGTTAATGATTTGGGAGGTGTAATAGCAAACAAAGATAAAATAGCGCTTATACCTGATCATTTTACACCAAATAAAGATATAAATTCTGCAAACCAGTGTAAAATTATGAGAGATTTTGTCAAACAAAACAACATAAAGCATTACTGGGAATCAGGAGAGGTGGGAATAGAGCATGCGCTTTTGCCTGAACAGGGGTATATTAAACCTGGTATGTTAATAGTAGGTGCAGATTCACATACCTGTACGCATGGAGCTTTTGGTGCATTTGCAACAGGTATGGGAAGTTCTGATGTAGGTTTTGCTTTCGCCACAGGTAAATCATGGTTTAGAGTTCCAGAATCCATTAAATTTATTATCAATGGAAAAAGAAATAAGTGGGTTGGTGGCAAAGATTTTATACTTAAAATAATTGGCACAATTGGCGTTGATGGTGCACTTTATAAATCTATGGAATTTTGTGGTAGCGCAATTAGTGAGTTATCTATGGATGATAGGATGACAATGTGCAATATGGCAATAGAAGCAGGTGGAAAAAACGGTATTATTGAAGCTGATGAAACCACAATTAATTATTTAAAAGAAAGAAATATTGCAGATTATGAGATATTCAAAAGCGATGAAGATGCCCAATATGTAAAAATATATGAATTTGATGCTTCAAATATTGAGCCACAGGTAGCTTTTCCACACTTGCCAGAAAACACTAAAGGTATAAGCGAGATTAAAGAAGATATAAAAATAGATCAGGCTTTTATTGGTTCATGTACAAATGGTCGCATAAGTGATTTAAGAATTGCGGCTGAAATTTTAAAAAACAACAAAGTGGCAAAATATGTGCGCTTAATTATTATACCTGCAACTGTTGAGATTTACAAACAAGCTATGAAAGAAGGTTTATTTGATATCTTTTTGGAAGCAGGAGCTGTTATATCCACACCTACATGTGGACCATGTCTTGGTGGACACATGGGTATTTTGGCTGACTCAGAAGTTGCAGTCTCAACATCTAATAGAAATTTTGTTGGCAGAATGGGATCTCCTAAATCTTTTGTTTATCTTGCCAATCCAGCTGTTGTTGCAGCAAGCGCTGTAGCAGGAAAAATAATAAATCCTGATGAGGTGATAAAATGA
- the cysE gene encoding serine O-acetyltransferase: MRKKFIFTLPIIALGVYFGKKTKIIEQAKQDINNIFEKDPAARSIPEVVLCYPGLHALWMHRFSHYLWNKNLKLIARFTSHISRFLTGIEIHPAAKIGKNFFIDHGMGVVIGETAEIGDNVTLYQGVTLGGTSLEKVKRHPTLGNNIVVGSGAKILGAFKIGDNSKIGSNSVVVREVPDNSTVVGVPGKIIKKEPAEERKDFDHTKLPDVEGKLFRYLLHRIEELEKEIQALSKGDKEVIKIEEEKNIKELKSIENYIKSFDIGIGGVNGKNDN, from the coding sequence ATGAGAAAAAAATTTATATTCACTTTACCTATTATTGCTCTTGGTGTTTATTTTGGAAAAAAAACTAAAATAATTGAACAAGCAAAACAAGATATAAATAATATTTTTGAAAAAGATCCAGCAGCGCGAAGTATACCGGAAGTAGTGTTGTGTTATCCTGGTCTTCATGCTTTGTGGATGCATAGATTTTCGCATTATTTATGGAATAAAAATTTAAAGTTAATTGCTCGATTTACATCTCATATAAGTAGATTTTTAACAGGTATTGAGATTCATCCTGCTGCAAAAATTGGAAAAAATTTTTTTATTGATCATGGTATGGGTGTAGTAATTGGTGAAACTGCAGAAATCGGAGACAATGTTACGCTGTATCAGGGTGTAACTCTTGGCGGTACAAGCCTGGAAAAAGTAAAAAGACATCCAACGCTTGGAAATAATATTGTTGTAGGAAGCGGTGCCAAAATTTTGGGTGCATTTAAGATTGGAGATAATTCTAAGATTGGCTCAAATAGCGTTGTGGTAAGAGAAGTTCCAGATAATTCAACAGTTGTTGGCGTGCCAGGTAAAATTATTAAGAAAGAACCTGCAGAAGAAAGGAAAGATTTTGATCATACAAAATTACCTGATGTTGAAGGTAAATTATTTAGATACTTATTGCATAGAATAGAAGAATTAGAAAAAGAAATACAAGCTTTATCAAAAGGCGATAAAGAAGTTATAAAAATTGAAGAAGAAAAAAATATAAAAGAATTAAAGAGCATAGAAAACTACATTAAAAGTTTTGATATAGGTATAGGAGGGGTTAATGGAAAAAATGACAATTAG
- the ybeY gene encoding rRNA maturation RNase YbeY — protein sequence MRTIIDECGINNKSYFKKFLDFLYKKFNISQKKEINILFCNIDKIKELNKQYRKKNTATDVLSFYGYNDNILGDIAICCEVAKKEAQKAGMNEKEFLLFLIVHGFLHLLGYTHDNIKDYETMIDLQKQILQEWNQL from the coding sequence ATGAGAACAATAATTGATGAGTGTGGTATAAATAATAAATCATATTTTAAAAAGTTTCTTGATTTTTTGTATAAAAAATTCAATATTTCACAAAAAAAAGAAATTAACATTTTATTTTGTAATATTGATAAAATAAAAGAGTTAAATAAACAATACAGAAAAAAAAATACTGCTACAGATGTATTGTCTTTTTATGGTTATAATGATAATATACTTGGCGATATTGCTATATGTTGTGAAGTAGCTAAAAAAGAAGCTCAAAAAGCTGGAATGAATGAGAAAGAATTTTTATTATTTTTAATTGTGCATGGTTTTTTGCATCTATTGGGTTATACACACGATAATATAAAAGATTATGAGACAATGATTGATTTACAAAAACAAATTTTGCAGGAGTGGAATCAATTATGA
- a CDS encoding HDIG domain-containing metalloprotein, with the protein MKKEIRIIKKAKALFEKYQHLITNEFLLALVFFILIVFLIVPKSKLGISSLKIGDVAPKTIRSNVSMLVEDPYATHAKIQQAEAAVPNVFYYNPELYDNLYNKIYTAFNDIANIKDKMLALKKFNQDLDINLDLDTFNKILKNKSIILRFTNTILKDINRYYVLSGPSDYQYVKNQILIYNTELKTSRLETNTEKFIDLNTAKALSYDKLHWSVPNSELRKLIIDFVFSLVKPNAFYNSEKTQELKKQAREKIAPVYLKLSKGEVVVREGDIIDKNAYVKLKALNSLFEVKNRFLDLIGIILMLAVFFVTSAFVYKKLRPTEKIPYKKLIVITGTIVLLQIILIKVFYFLSVVVGYYSPDFPKSVLLYLVPFAVASILGVLLVGFKYSISISLITVILASITVDNSLRFMIFIYSFLDSAVASVYLVGNRNRGGIVKVGFIISFINVALILIFYMLQSNNLFNNVTLISIGLGALNGILTAIIISGILPIFEWLFDIATNVKLVELGNLNHPLLKELAIKAPGTYHHSIVVSSLSEAACQAIGANSLLAKVGSYYHDIGKLKKPTYFIENQFDIENPHDRLMPYVSSLIIKNHVKDGVEIGKKYRLGSQIIDIIEQHHGTMIVKYFYDKAKEMGLNPNEEDFRYPGPKPQSKESGIVMLADKVEAATKNLNEPTVTHLKNYVKNLTNEIFLDGQLDESDLSLRELNLIVDSFVNVLIGIFHHRIKYK; encoded by the coding sequence ATGAAAAAAGAGATAAGGATAATCAAGAAAGCGAAAGCACTTTTTGAAAAATATCAGCATTTAATTACTAATGAATTTTTACTAGCGCTAGTATTTTTTATTTTAATTGTTTTTTTAATAGTTCCAAAAAGTAAACTTGGCATTAGTTCTCTAAAAATTGGAGATGTAGCACCAAAAACAATTCGTTCAAATGTATCCATGCTAGTTGAAGATCCGTATGCTACACATGCAAAAATTCAGCAAGCGGAAGCTGCGGTGCCTAATGTTTTTTATTATAATCCTGAGTTGTACGATAATTTATATAATAAAATATACACCGCATTTAATGATATAGCGAATATAAAAGATAAAATGCTTGCTTTAAAAAAATTCAATCAGGATTTAGATATAAATTTAGATTTGGATACTTTTAATAAAATTTTAAAAAATAAAAGTATAATACTAAGGTTTACAAACACAATATTGAAAGATATTAACAGATATTATGTTTTATCTGGACCATCGGATTACCAGTATGTAAAAAACCAGATTTTGATATACAACACAGAGTTAAAAACCAGCAGGCTGGAAACCAATACGGAGAAATTTATTGATTTGAATACAGCTAAAGCTTTATCGTATGATAAATTGCACTGGTCAGTACCAAACTCAGAATTAAGAAAACTGATTATTGATTTTGTTTTTTCTTTAGTTAAACCAAATGCTTTTTATAATTCAGAAAAAACTCAAGAACTTAAAAAACAGGCAAGAGAAAAAATAGCTCCTGTATATCTAAAGTTATCCAAAGGTGAAGTTGTTGTTAGAGAAGGTGACATAATAGATAAGAATGCTTATGTAAAGCTGAAAGCATTAAATTCTTTATTTGAAGTTAAAAACAGGTTTTTAGATTTAATTGGAATTATTTTAATGTTAGCCGTTTTTTTTGTCACTTCAGCATTTGTTTATAAAAAACTCAGACCCACAGAAAAAATTCCATACAAAAAATTGATTGTAATAACTGGTACTATTGTACTTTTACAGATAATTTTAATAAAGGTATTTTATTTCTTGTCAGTAGTTGTGGGTTACTACTCACCAGATTTTCCAAAGAGTGTGTTACTTTATCTGGTACCTTTTGCTGTAGCTTCAATCCTAGGTGTTTTACTTGTTGGTTTTAAATATTCAATTTCGATTTCATTAATTACAGTTATTTTAGCTTCTATAACTGTAGATAACAGTCTAAGGTTTATGATTTTTATTTACTCTTTTTTGGATAGTGCTGTTGCAAGCGTATACCTTGTCGGAAATAGAAATAGAGGCGGTATTGTTAAAGTAGGTTTTATCATATCTTTTATTAATGTTGCGCTTATACTTATATTTTATATGTTACAAAGCAATAATTTATTTAATAACGTAACATTAATAAGCATTGGATTGGGTGCGCTAAATGGTATTTTAACAGCTATAATTATCAGCGGTATACTTCCAATTTTTGAATGGTTATTTGATATAGCTACAAATGTAAAGCTTGTCGAGCTTGGAAACCTAAATCATCCATTACTCAAAGAATTAGCAATTAAAGCTCCCGGAACTTATCATCATAGTATAGTTGTATCAAGCCTTTCTGAAGCAGCCTGCCAGGCAATTGGTGCAAACTCATTGCTTGCAAAAGTAGGATCATATTATCACGATATTGGCAAACTAAAAAAACCTACATATTTTATTGAAAATCAATTTGATATAGAAAATCCTCACGATAGGCTTATGCCATATGTAAGCAGCTTAATTATTAAAAATCATGTAAAAGATGGTGTTGAAATTGGAAAAAAATACAGACTTGGGTCACAAATTATTGACATTATAGAACAGCATCATGGAACAATGATTGTTAAGTACTTTTATGACAAAGCAAAAGAAATGGGTTTAAACCCCAATGAAGAAGATTTTCGCTATCCTGGACCTAAACCTCAATCCAAAGAGTCTGGTATTGTTATGCTTGCAGATAAAGTTGAGGCAGCTACAAAAAACTTAAACGAACCTACTGTTACGCATTTAAAAAATTACGTTAAAAATCTAACAAACGAGATTTTTTTAGACGGACAATTAGATGAATCTGATTTATCTTTGAGGGAGTTAAATTTAATTGTTGATAGTTTTGTTAATGTACTTATAGGTATTTTCCATCACAGGATAAAATATAAATGA